A part of Leptospira yasudae genomic DNA contains:
- a CDS encoding glycosyltransferase family 39 protein: protein MNFEFVRVGSVRLILILSFVPILWFQYFEQRSHFFLLLAAVLPAFISYVWILVRDRDRRSLGFWIGIGLILRIAFLFSDPILSEDVYRFLWDGLLIQEGVSPFAFLPKEFPIDVFSPQARKLSVELLQSMNSPQFYSVYPPILQFFFFLSAKTMLVFGNVKAGILFWKTTLLLSEFGVVWILYKILIYYKIASEKILIYWLNPLVLAEITGNAHPESILVFFFAGTLYSFARWQNESRLRDLFFASAFFLCGILAKITPLILVPFLIFSIANGKRSDPRRQGFWISGTALAVCVALAWIGFSVFPELIQKQKTSGLGVFFQLFEFNGSVYYVLREFLRRIGENFYAAGKICGATTLVAISLFSFWKRKEEGLQNVFRTAESIYLIFLIFSTTVHPWYILPLVVCSIFSGNIYPIVWSCLIFVSYSAYSVFPYEDSFSWLCFEYGILFLFLHIDYKRGVSKKDESFARD, encoded by the coding sequence TCGAACAACGCTCTCATTTTTTTCTTCTTTTGGCTGCTGTTCTTCCCGCGTTCATCTCGTATGTTTGGATTTTAGTTCGGGATCGCGATCGGAGATCTCTGGGCTTTTGGATCGGAATCGGTTTGATTTTACGAATCGCATTTTTGTTTTCCGATCCGATTCTTTCCGAAGACGTGTATCGTTTTTTATGGGACGGGCTTTTGATCCAAGAAGGTGTCTCTCCCTTTGCGTTTTTACCCAAAGAATTTCCGATCGACGTTTTCTCTCCGCAAGCCCGGAAACTCTCCGTCGAACTTCTGCAGTCGATGAACTCTCCCCAATTCTATTCGGTTTATCCGCCGATCCTGCAGTTTTTCTTTTTTCTTTCCGCAAAGACCATGCTCGTTTTCGGAAACGTGAAAGCGGGAATTCTTTTTTGGAAAACTACGCTTTTGTTAAGCGAATTCGGAGTGGTTTGGATTCTTTATAAGATTCTAATATACTACAAAATCGCTTCGGAAAAAATCCTGATCTATTGGCTGAATCCTCTCGTCCTTGCGGAAATTACCGGCAACGCGCATCCAGAATCCATCCTTGTTTTCTTTTTTGCGGGAACGCTGTATTCGTTTGCGCGCTGGCAAAACGAAAGTCGACTTCGGGATCTATTTTTTGCGAGCGCCTTTTTTCTTTGCGGAATTCTCGCCAAAATCACACCGTTGATTCTGGTTCCGTTTTTGATTTTTTCCATCGCGAACGGAAAACGATCGGATCCGCGTCGACAGGGGTTTTGGATTTCGGGGACGGCTCTCGCGGTTTGTGTCGCGCTTGCTTGGATCGGATTTTCCGTTTTTCCGGAACTGATCCAAAAACAAAAAACGTCGGGGTTGGGAGTTTTTTTTCAGCTCTTCGAATTCAACGGAAGCGTATATTACGTTTTACGGGAATTTCTGCGTCGGATCGGAGAGAATTTTTATGCGGCCGGAAAAATCTGCGGAGCGACCACGTTAGTCGCAATCTCTCTATTCTCCTTTTGGAAACGAAAGGAAGAAGGTCTTCAAAACGTATTTCGAACCGCGGAATCGATCTATTTGATCTTTCTGATTTTCTCGACCACGGTGCATCCTTGGTACATTCTCCCGTTAGTCGTTTGTTCGATTTTTTCCGGGAACATCTATCCGATCGTCTGGTCCTGTTTGATCTTCGTCTCGTATTCCGCCTATTCGGTGTTTCCTTACGAAGATTCGTTTTCCTGGTTGTGTTTTGAATACGGAATTCTATTCCTTTTTTTGCATATTGATTATAAACGAGGCGTATCGAAGAAGGACGAGTCATTTGCAAGGGATTAA